In Flavobacterium sp. CS20, a single window of DNA contains:
- a CDS encoding FAD-binding and (Fe-S)-binding domain-containing protein: MNFKHLKNNFSGQLFDDNLHRSIYSTDASVYQEKPKLVACPKNEADLKQLIQYATDHKLSLVSRLAGTSLAGQCISSDIVVDIGRYFNKIININVNQKTALLQPGVILDDFNMHIKKHELFFGLNTSTSNRCMIGGMVGNNSSGTTSIKYGVTRDKVISLKCILSDAKTVEFKPLNYKICLKKSKQNDVEGKIYKDILNFLKDKDYQKHILKYFPKPEIHRRNTGYAIDELVKYYNQTGYINLSKLICGSEGTLCFITEIKIQLDSLPPQHSSMIVAHFHSVDDCLKAVSVTMQDDLFTCEMMDDTIMDCTKNHSEFKHYRFFLTANPKAILFLEIRSNDKQNLEKQTSNLLDDLKQNTSSYAFPVLKDEEIKKAFKLRKAGLGLLGSMIGDKKTVACIEDTAVALKDLQPYIKEFSGLMKKYNQKPVYYAHAGAGELHLRPILNLKDKKDVEDFKSITHDVAILVKSYKGSLSGEHGDGIVRSDFIKLMLGEECYKFLTQLKFSFDPHQIFNADKIIKTSHNFSIDKKLRYQSKGVLHKSFLNFSAEKSLLHATENCNGSGDCRKTELSSGGMCPSYHATKNEKDTTRARANALRQYLTDPKTLSDQAIKEVFDLCISCKACKRECPSNVDLASFKAEWTYQYYKTHKRPIRDKLIGFNDSINKLLQPGAGVYNYFVQHKFWSKTLKKPLGFHQNRSLPQLSQQLFFNYLKKNKVESKSKTPKIQTIYLFVDEFTNRLESETGRDAVELLTQLGYEVKYLKNKPSGRALISKGFLKQAKVLAEYNIDLYKDIINEQTPLLGIEPSAILGFRDDYLRLVDDIKVAEKLSKNVFLVEEFLSQEIQRGHISSNQFSEESCEVKLHIHCHQKALSNSKITFDAINIVKNAKVSIIPSGCCGMAGGFGFEKEHYNISMKIGELILLPAVRNSKPQTYILANGTSCRHQIKDGSPKRAMHPVSFLRQMLK; this comes from the coding sequence ATGAATTTTAAACATTTAAAAAACAACTTTTCAGGTCAACTCTTTGATGATAATTTGCATAGAAGCATATATTCTACAGATGCTTCTGTCTATCAGGAAAAACCAAAATTAGTAGCTTGCCCAAAAAATGAAGCAGATTTAAAACAGCTCATTCAATATGCCACTGATCACAAATTATCACTTGTTTCGCGTCTTGCAGGTACTTCACTGGCTGGACAGTGTATAAGTTCAGATATTGTTGTTGATATCGGTAGATATTTTAATAAAATTATAAATATCAATGTCAACCAAAAAACAGCCCTTTTGCAACCTGGAGTGATCCTTGATGACTTTAATATGCATATCAAAAAACATGAGTTGTTTTTTGGATTAAACACATCAACATCAAATCGATGTATGATAGGAGGGATGGTAGGCAATAACTCTTCTGGAACAACTTCTATAAAATATGGCGTAACCCGAGATAAAGTCATTTCTTTAAAATGTATATTATCTGATGCCAAAACTGTAGAGTTCAAACCTCTCAATTACAAAATTTGTTTAAAAAAGTCAAAACAAAATGATGTTGAAGGCAAAATTTATAAAGATATACTAAACTTTCTAAAAGATAAAGATTACCAAAAACACATTTTAAAATACTTTCCAAAACCTGAAATACACAGAAGAAATACAGGTTATGCCATTGACGAATTAGTTAAATATTATAACCAAACAGGTTATATCAACCTTTCAAAATTGATTTGTGGTAGCGAAGGGACTTTGTGTTTTATTACTGAAATTAAAATTCAATTAGACTCTTTACCACCGCAACACAGCTCGATGATTGTCGCACACTTTCATTCTGTTGATGATTGTCTAAAGGCGGTTTCTGTAACAATGCAAGACGATTTATTTACTTGTGAAATGATGGATGATACCATCATGGATTGCACCAAGAATCACTCAGAATTTAAACACTATAGATTTTTCCTCACAGCTAATCCCAAAGCCATTTTATTTTTAGAAATCAGATCTAATGATAAGCAAAACTTAGAAAAACAAACATCAAATCTCTTAGATGATTTAAAACAAAACACATCAAGTTATGCTTTTCCAGTGCTTAAAGATGAAGAAATTAAAAAGGCGTTTAAGTTACGAAAAGCAGGTTTAGGTTTATTAGGCAGTATGATAGGTGACAAAAAAACAGTTGCCTGCATAGAAGATACAGCGGTAGCACTTAAAGATTTACAGCCTTACATCAAAGAGTTTTCAGGTTTGATGAAAAAATACAATCAAAAACCTGTTTATTATGCTCACGCAGGTGCTGGAGAGCTACATCTCAGACCAATTTTGAATTTAAAAGATAAAAAAGATGTTGAAGATTTTAAATCCATAACTCACGATGTTGCTATACTTGTAAAATCTTACAAAGGTTCTTTAAGCGGCGAACACGGCGATGGCATTGTTCGTTCAGATTTTATAAAATTGATGCTTGGTGAAGAGTGCTATAAATTTTTAACTCAATTGAAATTTAGCTTTGACCCTCATCAGATTTTTAATGCTGATAAAATTATCAAAACCTCTCACAACTTTAGCATTGACAAAAAATTACGTTACCAATCCAAAGGTGTTTTGCACAAGAGTTTTTTGAATTTTAGTGCAGAAAAAAGTCTGTTACATGCCACTGAAAATTGCAATGGCAGTGGCGATTGTAGAAAAACAGAATTGTCGTCTGGAGGAATGTGTCCAAGTTATCACGCTACAAAAAACGAAAAAGACACCACAAGAGCCAGAGCCAATGCTTTAAGACAGTATCTTACTGATCCCAAAACCTTATCAGATCAAGCTATTAAAGAGGTTTTTGATTTATGTATTTCTTGTAAAGCTTGCAAACGCGAATGCCCAAGTAATGTTGATCTTGCAAGTTTTAAAGCAGAATGGACTTACCAGTATTACAAAACCCATAAAAGACCTATTAGAGATAAATTGATTGGCTTTAATGATTCAATCAATAAACTGTTGCAACCTGGAGCTGGTGTTTATAATTATTTTGTGCAACATAAGTTTTGGTCAAAAACCCTTAAAAAACCTTTAGGGTTTCATCAAAACAGAAGTTTGCCACAACTTTCTCAGCAACTTTTTTTCAATTATTTAAAAAAGAATAAAGTAGAATCAAAATCTAAGACACCTAAAATACAAACCATCTATTTATTTGTTGACGAATTTACAAATCGATTAGAAAGTGAAACAGGTAGAGATGCAGTAGAACTTTTAACTCAACTTGGTTACGAGGTTAAATATTTAAAGAATAAACCCAGCGGAAGGGCTTTGATTTCAAAAGGATTTTTAAAGCAAGCTAAAGTTTTGGCAGAATACAATATCGATTTATATAAAGATATTATAAATGAACAAACTCCCTTACTCGGCATTGAACCTTCAGCTATTTTAGGATTTAGAGATGATTATTTGAGATTGGTTGATGACATAAAAGTTGCAGAAAAATTATCTAAAAATGTATTCTTGGTTGAAGAATTTTTGAGTCAAGAAATACAACGAGGTCATATTTCATCAAATCAATTTTCAGAAGAATCTTGCGAAGTCAAACTTCATATCCATTGCCATCAAAAAGCACTTTCAAATTCAAAAATCACTTTTGATGCAATTAATATTGTTAAGAATGCTAAAGTAAGCATCATTCCTTCTGGCTGTTGTGGTATGGCAGGTGGTTTTGGGTTTGAAAAAGAACATTACAATATCAGTATGAAAATTGGAGAACTCATTCTTTTACCAGCGGTAAGAAACTCTAAACCCCAAACTTATATTCTGGCAAATGGTACCAGTTGCCGTCATCAAATAAAAGATGGAAGCCCAAAACGAGCTATGCATCCTGTGAGTTTTTTAAGACAGATGTTGAAGTGA
- the secDF gene encoding protein translocase subunit SecDF, whose amino-acid sequence MHNKGLIRLFAILFGLVCIYQLSYTYIASQIENNAEKFAQAEISEDQKNYADLREEKANAYLDSVKNEPYFMGITYEDAKNKELNKGLDLKGGINVILQISVRDILKNMANGSDDPDFNKALAEATKKQKNSQDSYIDLFFEAFDKIEGAKLASPNIFANKDLSDEIKFNMTNEEVKPIIRRKIDESIVSAFEVIRERIDKFGVTQPNIQRLGDSGRILVELPGAKDISRIQKLLQSTAQLEFWEVYQIGDLVNFFVEADKLAARSIAAQDSINKPDTEKSEVQTDSLSNDQELDALLDSSEDVENEENQLNKTNPLFSKLQLSQNQKSAVLSLAKISDTAIISSYLNNEKARNLLKNEKRFLKFKWGKPAKGSEVVELYAIKGNRKNKPQLSGSVIVDAKQEYTQTSEVVVSMKMNGRGSQIWEEMTKKAYENQTQIAIVLDNIVYSAPGVSNGPITGGNSQISGDFTITEAKDLANVLRAGKLPASADIIQSEIVSPSLGQEAIDSGINSFLIALVLILLWMMFYYGKAGIYADIALVVNIIFIFGVLAGLKAVLTLPGIAGIVLTIGMSVDANVLIFERIKEELVAGKAQYEAIKDGFKNALSSILDANITTGLTGLILLLFGTGPIKGFATTLLIGILTSLFTAIFITRLFLDNYGKNNKALAFSTMTTKNFLKDVFVNFLSKRKVAYIISGALILVSIFLLSTKGLNQGVDFVGGRTYTIRFDQAVNANELESALIEELGSADIKTFGSDNQVKVTTNYKVDQEGIEVDQEIVSKMYSAFQSYLPDGLSLDAFSLAEGSDSEYGIMSSMKVGPTIADDIKEASFYAIIGSLIVVFLYILIRFRRWQFSVGAVVAVIHDTLIVLGIFSALYGLMPFSLEIDQAFIVAILTVIGYSLNDTVVVFDRIREYYNIHPKWSLSKIINIGASSTLSRTLNTSFTTLVVLLAIFIFGGDSIRGFMFALIVGVVVGTYSSVFIATPIMFDTSSRTKIDLSDKNAKKEEEEENEENKA is encoded by the coding sequence ATGCACAATAAAGGACTTATAAGATTATTTGCCATTTTGTTTGGCTTAGTATGTATTTACCAACTATCATATACATATATAGCTAGTCAAATAGAAAATAATGCTGAAAAATTTGCTCAAGCTGAAATCTCAGAAGACCAAAAAAACTACGCCGACCTTAGAGAAGAAAAAGCTAATGCATATTTAGATTCTGTCAAAAATGAACCTTATTTCATGGGCATCACTTACGAAGATGCTAAAAACAAAGAGCTTAATAAAGGACTCGACTTAAAAGGAGGAATCAATGTTATACTTCAAATTTCAGTTAGAGACATTCTGAAAAATATGGCTAATGGCTCTGATGATCCTGACTTTAATAAAGCACTTGCTGAAGCAACAAAAAAACAAAAAAACAGTCAAGACTCATACATCGACTTGTTTTTTGAAGCATTTGATAAAATTGAAGGGGCAAAATTAGCTTCACCTAATATTTTTGCCAACAAAGATTTATCAGACGAGATAAAATTTAATATGACTAATGAAGAGGTTAAACCTATCATTAGACGAAAAATTGACGAAAGTATTGTTTCAGCTTTTGAGGTTATACGCGAACGAATTGATAAATTTGGAGTAACACAACCAAACATTCAACGACTAGGCGATTCTGGTCGAATTCTCGTTGAACTGCCTGGTGCTAAAGATATCAGTAGAATCCAAAAACTTTTACAAAGTACTGCTCAACTTGAGTTTTGGGAAGTTTATCAAATTGGCGATCTTGTTAACTTTTTTGTAGAAGCCGATAAATTAGCCGCAAGAAGTATTGCAGCTCAAGATTCTATCAACAAACCTGACACTGAAAAATCTGAAGTCCAAACAGATTCTTTAAGCAACGATCAAGAGCTTGATGCACTATTAGATAGTAGTGAAGATGTTGAAAATGAAGAAAATCAACTCAACAAAACCAACCCGCTGTTTTCTAAACTTCAACTTTCTCAAAACCAAAAATCTGCAGTTCTCAGCCTTGCTAAAATTAGCGATACAGCAATTATTTCTTCTTACTTGAATAACGAAAAAGCAAGAAATTTATTAAAAAATGAAAAACGATTTTTAAAATTCAAATGGGGCAAACCTGCTAAAGGAAGCGAAGTTGTTGAACTCTATGCTATCAAAGGCAATAGAAAAAACAAACCTCAACTTAGTGGCTCTGTTATTGTTGACGCTAAACAAGAATACACCCAAACAAGTGAGGTAGTAGTCAGTATGAAAATGAATGGTCGTGGTTCTCAAATATGGGAAGAAATGACCAAAAAAGCTTACGAAAACCAAACACAAATTGCCATCGTTTTAGACAATATTGTGTATTCTGCACCAGGCGTTTCTAATGGACCAATTACAGGAGGAAATAGTCAAATCAGTGGAGACTTTACGATTACAGAAGCTAAGGATTTGGCTAATGTTTTAAGAGCTGGAAAACTACCTGCATCTGCTGATATTATTCAAAGTGAAATTGTTAGCCCATCTTTAGGTCAAGAAGCCATTGACAGTGGTATCAACTCATTCTTAATTGCACTTGTTTTAATCCTTCTATGGATGATGTTTTATTATGGCAAAGCTGGTATCTATGCCGATATTGCTCTGGTAGTCAATATCATTTTTATCTTCGGTGTTTTAGCGGGACTCAAAGCGGTTTTAACTCTTCCTGGTATTGCTGGTATTGTCTTAACCATTGGTATGTCTGTTGATGCAAACGTTCTGATATTTGAACGTATCAAGGAAGAATTAGTCGCTGGAAAAGCCCAATACGAAGCCATTAAAGACGGTTTTAAAAATGCACTTTCTTCAATTTTAGATGCCAATATCACAACAGGCTTAACTGGTCTTATCCTTTTATTGTTTGGAACTGGACCAATTAAAGGTTTTGCTACCACTTTACTTATCGGTATTTTAACCTCGCTATTTACCGCTATTTTTATTACCCGATTGTTTTTAGATAATTATGGTAAAAATAATAAGGCTCTTGCATTCTCAACCATGACAACTAAAAATTTCCTAAAAGATGTTTTTGTCAATTTCTTATCTAAACGAAAAGTCGCTTATATCATTTCTGGTGCTTTAATTCTTGTCAGTATATTTTTATTATCGACAAAAGGTTTAAATCAGGGCGTTGACTTTGTAGGTGGTCGAACTTATACCATTAGATTTGATCAAGCTGTGAATGCCAACGAATTAGAATCTGCTTTAATTGAAGAATTAGGAAGTGCAGATATCAAAACTTTTGGATCAGATAATCAAGTCAAAGTTACCACAAATTACAAAGTCGATCAAGAAGGCATTGAAGTTGACCAAGAGATTGTCAGTAAAATGTATAGTGCTTTTCAATCATATTTACCTGATGGTTTATCATTAGATGCATTTTCATTAGCTGAAGGAAGCGATTCTGAATATGGAATTATGTCGTCAATGAAAGTTGGTCCGACCATAGCTGATGATATCAAAGAAGCTTCGTTTTATGCTATTATTGGTTCGCTTATTGTTGTGTTCTTATATATCCTAATTCGATTTAGACGTTGGCAATTTAGCGTTGGTGCTGTCGTTGCTGTAATTCATGATACTTTAATTGTTCTCGGTATATTCTCAGCTCTTTATGGTCTTATGCCATTTAGTTTAGAAATTGATCAAGCTTTTATTGTCGCTATTCTAACCGTAATAGGATATTCGCTTAATGATACCGTGGTTGTATTTGATAGAATTAGAGAATACTACAACATTCATCCTAAATGGAGTCTATCAAAAATTATCAATATTGGTGCAAGCTCAACTTTAAGCCGTACTTTAAATACATCTTTCACCACACTTGTAGTATTGCTTGCCATTTTCATTTTTGGAGGAGATAGCATCCGCGGGTTTATGTTTGCCTTAATTGTTGGAGTTGTCGTTGGTACATATTCCTCTGTATTTATTGCAACCCCGATAATGTTTGACACAAGTAGCAGAACTAAAATTGATTTATCTGATAAAAATGCTAAAAAGGAAGAAGAGGAAGAGAACGAAGAAAATAAAGCTTAA
- a CDS encoding DUF2911 domain-containing protein has protein sequence MKRILSLLILLFIGALNAQVQTPQPSPSATLKQVVGLTQFEVKYSRPSMNKRDIFGGLVPYDKLWRTGANTNTTISFDQDIYFNGEKVKTGTYSLYTKPGEKEWIVYLYSTTDNWGTPQEWDESKIVTETIVESKQLPTQTEAFTIEFNNFTKSSAHLILKWENTAVNIPIEVPTDEMVMKSIEKSMKNPKSADYFNVAVYFLETDRDINQARQWIDKAMELREDKPYWMLRQQSLIYAKSGFKNKAISLATQSLEAAKKAGNRDYVEMNKTSLKKWGAY, from the coding sequence ATGAAACGAATCTTATCGCTTTTAATCTTATTGTTCATCGGTGCTTTAAATGCCCAAGTCCAAACACCTCAACCTAGTCCTTCAGCAACCTTAAAACAAGTTGTTGGGCTGACTCAATTTGAAGTTAAATATTCAAGACCATCAATGAATAAACGAGATATTTTTGGCGGTTTAGTTCCTTATGATAAATTGTGGAGAACTGGAGCTAATACTAACACAACAATTAGCTTTGACCAAGATATTTATTTTAATGGTGAGAAAGTTAAAACTGGAACTTATTCATTATACACTAAACCAGGAGAAAAAGAATGGATTGTTTATCTATATTCTACAACAGACAACTGGGGAACACCTCAAGAATGGGATGAATCAAAAATCGTAACAGAGACTATAGTTGAATCAAAACAACTTCCGACTCAAACAGAAGCTTTTACAATAGAGTTTAATAATTTCACTAAATCCTCAGCTCATTTAATTTTAAAATGGGAAAACACAGCTGTAAACATACCTATTGAAGTCCCAACCGATGAAATGGTTATGAAAAGTATTGAAAAATCGATGAAAAATCCTAAATCAGCTGACTATTTCAATGTCGCTGTTTACTTTTTAGAGACCGACAGAGACATCAATCAAGCTAGGCAATGGATAGATAAAGCTATGGAACTTCGAGAAGATAAACCTTATTGGATGTTGAGACAGCAATCGCTCATTTATGCTAAATCAGGTTTCAAAAATAAAGCTATTAGCCTAGCAACACAATCACTTGAAGCCGCAAAAAAAGCTGGAAATAGAGATTATGTTGAGATGAATAAAACTTCTCTAAAAAAATGGGGTGCATATTAA
- a CDS encoding reprolysin-like metallopeptidase, with the protein MHRKLLVTVLCLFAFNQINAQRSFWTPISQKEINLSQDEIINYDITVKQPSFFQLDRTSLSSQLNLAPNRNDTSASDIVIQIPNLKGDLESYEMFKVQTLSPQLAISYPKINSFVGKRSDQRDGSIIRITITPQGFYAMVMKPNVGQFFINPYDKDANYYISFLKSQAQDLTYPICELTESVGLTDENPSEAQNQTLVVDDSTLRTYQLALACSGEYAQFHVNQAGLGTAPQSQQITAVLVAMVVSVDRVNQIYERDLGVTLQLIPNNDQLIFLNPSTDPYTNNNGSLMVNENQTEIDATIGSGNYDIGHVFSTGGGGFAPGVVCVTSNKAKGVTGSPNPVGDPFDIDFVAHEMGHQFGANHTFNNSCGGSRYNPTAVEPGSGSTIILYAGICAPNVQNNSDAYFHQISIDEIFLNISGGSSSNCGVSTGLSNTAPTITPVPNYTIPNGTAFFLEASAVDAENDAMTYNWEQINNGISPSQPPLPTYTIGPNFRSLPSKTDSRRYFPNFNSVLNNNLTPTWEVVPSVARSMNFAVTVRDNNIQVGQSSREISSVNFANVGPFEVTSQNTADINWLHSETRTITWNVAGTTANGINTSNVNILLSTDGGQNFNNVLASNTANDGTEDITVPALQAPFCRIMIEPVDNIYYAINSIDFAIDTTVNTTCDNFINTTSVAIPDGVGPDQQGQVAQSVINIPNNITNIDDVSVTLDVSHTWMNDLVFQLVNPNGDFIILWGRNCSDENGFNIVFNDNGASIPAPGSTCTNPLIGTFSPVDTNTDLATIFGSVTQGNWVLLFADFYNGDTGTLNSWEIEICSTTFSVEDNSINGFTISPNPNQGIFNIRFNQPIAENSKISIYDFQGRLIENLDYSTGSIEQQIQLKNQYQSGVYLIEVSNENGKSVNKLIIK; encoded by the coding sequence ATGCATAGAAAATTATTAGTGACTGTCTTATGCTTGTTTGCATTCAATCAAATAAATGCTCAGAGAAGTTTTTGGACTCCGATAAGTCAGAAAGAAATTAATTTAAGTCAAGACGAAATTATAAATTATGATATAACTGTAAAACAGCCTTCATTTTTTCAATTAGATAGAACTTCTTTGAGTTCTCAACTTAATCTTGCACCCAACCGAAATGATACTTCTGCAAGTGATATTGTGATACAAATCCCTAACCTAAAAGGTGATTTGGAGTCTTATGAGATGTTTAAAGTACAAACTTTGTCTCCACAATTAGCCATAAGTTATCCAAAAATCAACTCATTTGTGGGTAAACGTTCAGACCAAAGAGATGGAAGTATTATAAGAATAACTATTACACCTCAAGGTTTTTACGCTATGGTTATGAAACCAAACGTTGGTCAGTTTTTTATCAACCCTTATGATAAAGATGCCAATTATTATATCTCTTTTTTAAAGTCTCAAGCACAAGATTTGACCTATCCAATTTGTGAGCTAACTGAAAGTGTTGGGTTGACTGATGAAAACCCTTCAGAAGCTCAAAATCAAACTCTTGTAGTTGATGACAGCACTTTAAGAACTTATCAATTGGCATTAGCTTGCTCTGGAGAATATGCTCAATTTCATGTTAACCAAGCTGGTTTGGGAACTGCTCCTCAGTCACAGCAAATAACAGCAGTTTTAGTCGCTATGGTTGTCAGTGTTGATAGAGTAAATCAAATTTACGAAAGAGATTTAGGTGTTACATTGCAACTTATTCCTAATAATGACCAGTTAATTTTTTTAAACCCATCAACAGATCCATATACTAATAATAATGGTTCTCTTATGGTAAATGAAAATCAGACAGAAATAGACGCTACAATTGGGTCGGGAAATTATGATATTGGTCATGTTTTTAGCACTGGTGGAGGTGGTTTTGCTCCAGGTGTAGTTTGTGTTACTAGTAACAAAGCAAAAGGCGTTACTGGTTCGCCTAATCCAGTAGGTGACCCTTTTGATATAGACTTTGTTGCTCATGAAATGGGACATCAGTTTGGTGCAAATCATACCTTTAATAATTCTTGCGGTGGATCTCGATACAATCCTACAGCTGTTGAACCTGGTAGTGGAAGTACAATTATACTATATGCTGGTATATGTGCACCAAATGTTCAAAATAACAGCGATGCTTATTTTCATCAAATCAGTATTGACGAAATTTTTTTAAATATTTCTGGTGGATCTAGCTCCAATTGTGGCGTATCTACTGGTCTATCAAATACAGCACCAACAATTACACCCGTGCCTAATTATACCATTCCTAATGGAACAGCTTTCTTTTTAGAAGCAAGTGCTGTAGATGCTGAAAATGATGCTATGACATACAATTGGGAACAAATTAATAATGGAATATCACCATCACAACCACCATTACCAACATATACTATTGGTCCAAATTTTAGGTCATTACCATCAAAAACTGATTCAAGACGCTATTTTCCAAATTTTAATAGCGTTTTAAATAATAATTTGACACCAACATGGGAAGTTGTTCCATCTGTAGCTAGGAGTATGAATTTTGCAGTAACGGTTAGAGATAATAATATTCAAGTTGGTCAATCTTCAAGAGAAATTTCATCTGTAAATTTTGCCAATGTAGGGCCATTTGAAGTCACCTCTCAAAATACAGCAGACATTAATTGGTTACACAGTGAAACTAGGACTATAACATGGAATGTTGCGGGTACTACAGCTAATGGTATAAATACAAGTAATGTCAATATCTTATTATCTACAGACGGTGGTCAAAATTTTAACAACGTATTAGCATCAAATACAGCTAATGATGGCACAGAAGATATAACAGTTCCAGCTTTGCAAGCCCCTTTTTGCAGAATTATGATTGAGCCTGTAGATAATATTTATTATGCTATTAATTCAATAGATTTTGCTATAGATACTACTGTAAATACTACTTGTGATAATTTTATTAACACAACTTCGGTTGCTATACCAGATGGTGTAGGACCAGATCAACAAGGGCAGGTGGCACAAAGTGTTATAAACATACCAAACAACATCACAAACATAGATGATGTAAGTGTTACTCTAGATGTATCACATACTTGGATGAATGATTTAGTATTTCAACTGGTAAACCCAAATGGAGATTTTATTATATTGTGGGGGAGAAACTGTAGTGATGAAAATGGTTTTAATATTGTTTTTAATGACAATGGAGCATCAATTCCTGCACCTGGTTCAACATGTACCAATCCTTTAATAGGAACTTTTTCACCTGTAGATACTAATACTGATTTAGCAACAATTTTTGGTTCTGTAACTCAGGGCAATTGGGTACTATTATTTGCAGATTTTTATAATGGCGATACTGGTACTTTAAATTCTTGGGAAATTGAAATATGTTCTACAACCTTTTCTGTTGAAGATAACTCAATCAATGGATTTACTATTTCACCAAACCCTAATCAAGGGATATTTAATATTAGATTTAATCAACCCATTGCCGAGAATTCTAAAATCTCAATCTATGATTTTCAAGGAAGACTAATTGAAAATTTAGATTATTCTACAGGTTCAATTGAGCAACAAATTCAATTAAAAAATCAATATCAAAGTGGCGTATATTTAATTGAAGTCTCAAACGAAAATGGAAAATCAGTTAACAAACTGATTATTAAATAA